A window of Citrus sinensis cultivar Valencia sweet orange chromosome 7, DVS_A1.0, whole genome shotgun sequence contains these coding sequences:
- the LOC102608755 gene encoding abscisic acid 8'-hydroxylase 4-like — MDVFLLYSFFFIILSATSLRNLIKRMSLPKPKLPPGSMGLPYIGETPKLFSQNPDDFFSTRQKRYGEIFKTHILGYKCVMLVNSEAIRYVLVTHAHLFKPTYPRSKERLIGPWALFFHQDGYHTRMRKLVQSSLTPSMVRNSVSCIEATAMSTLDSWSGGRLVNTFHEMKKFVFDVAVLSIFGHLDTGYKEILKKNYSTLDRGYNSFPIYLPGSLYATSLRARRRLDQTLSEIIKERKEKSVADTDLLASLMNYKDENGEHLTDDQIVDNIIGVLFAAHGTTASLLTWILKYMHDDRNLLGAIRAEQKLIYEQNDGEKRGLTLAQTKNMPLTNKVIMESLRMASVVSYTFREAVEDVEYKGHLIPKGWKVLPLFRNVHHNPDFFSEPREFNPSRFEIGPKPNTFMPFGNGVHACPGSELAKLEMLVLLHHLVNEYRWEIIGPNEGVKYEPFPIPRNGLPAKFWKLRSDVNVR; from the exons ATGGatgtctttcttctttattctttcttcttcatcattctCTCAGCTACTTCATTGAGAAATCTAATTAAAAGAATGTCTTTACCAAAGCCAAAGCTGCCTCCAGGCTCAATGGGCTTGCCTTATATAGGAGAGACTCCCAAATTGTTCTCTCAAAACCCAGATGATTTCTTTAGCACAAGGCAAAAGAG GTATGGAGAGATATTTAAGACACATATTCTTGGGTACAAATGTGTTATGTTGGTGAATTCTGAAGCCATCAGATATGTGTTAGTTACTCATGCACACTTATTCAAACCAACCTATCCTCGTAGTAAGGAAAGGTTAATTGGCCCATGGGCACTTTTCTTCCACCAAGATGGTTACCATACTCGCATGAGAAAGCTCGTTCAATCTTCACTGACTCCCAGTATGGTCCGAAACTCGGTCTCTTGCATTGAAGCCACTGCCATGTCCACCCTAGACTCATGGTCTGGTGGCAGACTAGTTAACACTTTCCATGAGATGAAGAAG TTCGTGTTTGATGTAGCTGTTCTGTCCATCTTTGGTCACCTGGACACTGGATACAAGGAGATACTGAAGAAGAATTACAGCACGTTGGACAGAGGTTACAATTCTTTCCCAATATACCTACCAGGATCCTTGTACGCCACCTCATTGAGG GCAAGGAGAAGGCTGGATCAAACTCTCTCTGAGATAATTAAAGAGAGGAAGGAGAAGAGTGTGGCTGATACAGATCTCTTGGCTAGTCTGATGAACTACAAAGATGAAAATGGTGAACACTTAACTGATGATCAAATTGTTGATAATATCATCGGTGTTTTGTTCGCCGCTCATGGCACTACAGCCAGTCTCTTAACGTGGATTCTCAAGTACATGCACGATGATCGAAACCTTCTGGGAGCTATTAGG GCGGAGCAGAAGTTAATTTATGAACAAAATGATGGAGAAAAACGAGGGTTAACATTGGCTCAAACTAAAAATATGCCCTTAACAAATAag GTTATAATGGAGAGCTTGCGGATGGCTAGCGTCGTATCTTACACCTTCAGGGAAGCTGTTGAGGATGTTGAATACAAAG GACATTTGATTCCCAAAGGATGGAAGGTCCTTCCTCTGTTTCGAAATGTTCATCACAATCCGGATTTCTTTTCTGAACCTCGTGAATTTAATCCATCAAGATTTGAGATCGGACCCAAACCCAATACATTCATGCCTTTTGGCAATGGCGTTCATGCTTGTCCTGGAAGCGAACTTGCCAAGCTAGAGATGCTTGTCCTCCTTCATCATCTCGTAAATGAGTACAG GTGGGAAATAATAGGGCCGAATGAAGGGGTTAAGTATGAGCCATTCCCTATACCTAGGAATGGACTCCCGGCAAAGTTTTGGAAATTAAGAAG CGATGTTAACGTACGA
- the LOC102623285 gene encoding red chlorophyll catabolite reductase-like, whose product MAMSSPLWVAQPFLSRPSSNISRSITYKRCRSSASNFFSQSDMEQPLMKGQKPMEFPHLTAAHKDLMVSLISALETRLDSHLLASSAVPPDVEFYQNDQGTSQGSLHIRRGLPSSHIDFVLASWLHLKVPTGSAMNITNLQAYLKSSTDVPHFQFELVQCSPTYFILFLDVTPRKDLVLYPNYLKTFYEEAQLETLRQRLEQVPETKPYLSSSLYFRGVVSPTGILVSIKCEEVGGTDRCEEIIREHVSPIAHDVMVIWLEKYFSGATVGVTERAELEKRDLLVKTRAIEMDLSSSLPLQFGQEVANRVLDVIKGVFGA is encoded by the exons ATGGCTATGAGTTCGCCACTTTGGGTAGCCCAACCTTTTCTTTCTCGTCCATCGTCAAATATATCAAGATCAATTACTTACAAACGTTGCAGGTCTTCGGCAAGTAACTTTTTCTCACAATCAGACATGGAGCAGCCGCTGATGAAGGGGCAGAAGCCGATGGAATTCCCTCACCTGACGGCGGCGCACAAAGATCTGATGGTTAGCTTAATCTCGGCCTTGGAGACTAGGCTTGACTCTCATCTTCTTGCTTCTTCGGCAGTCCCTCCTGATGTTGAGTTTTATCAGAATGACCAAGGCACTTCTCAGGGTTCTCTTCATATCAGACGTGGCCTTCCTTCCTCTCAT ATTGATTTCGTATTAGCAAGTTGGCTTCACTTGAAGGTACCAACGGGAAGTGCCATGAACATAACCAATCTTCAAGCTTACCTAAAATCATCAACCGATGTACCACATTTTCAATTCGAGCTTGTCCAATGCAGCCCCACATATTTCATTCTCTTCCTAGATGTAACTCCTAGAAAAGACCTTGTTCTATACCCAAATTACCTCAAAACATTTTACGAAGAAGCTCAGCTTGAAACATTGAGACAGAGACTTGAGCAAGTCCCAGAAACCAAACCCTACTTGAGTTCCTCTCTTTACTTTCGTGGTGTGGTCTCCCCAACTGGGATTTTGGTCAGCATAAAATGTGAGGAAGTTGGTGGAACGGACCGCTGTGAAGAGATTATACGTGAACATGTGAGCCCTATAGCTCATGATGTGATGGTGATTTGGTTGGAGAAGTATTTTTCTGGAGCAACTGTTGGGGTAACTGAGAGAGCTGAATTGGAGAAGAGAGATCTTTTGGTTAAGACCAGAGCCATAGAGATGGACCTGAGTTCCAGTCTGCCCTTGCAGTTTGGACAAGAAGTGGCAAATCGAGTTTTGGATGTTATTAAAGGTGTTTTCGGTGCGTAG